The nucleotide window GCAGCTCCTCGGCCTCCTCGAGCGCCTCGGGATCGAGAGACGCAGCGAGCTCCTCGAGTGCGGTGTCCTCACCTGCCTCGAGCAGCGCCACAAATACGGCGCGATAACGCGGATCGTGAAACGAGTCGGGACCGATCCGCTCGGCGATACTCTCCACTCTCGACCTCTGCTGCAGCATCGCTCGGACCAGTTCGCGCTCGGCCGAGCTTCCGGCATCGCGACGCGGATGGCGCTGGTCGCCGTTGCGACCGCGAATCGCGGGTCTCTGCACGGGCGCGGACTGGGGTCTCGAGGGCTCGCCGGATTCGTGGCTCTCCCCCGATGCCCCCCGTGGGCCGAGCTCGCGCAGAAGGATCTCGCGATCCACTCCGGTCACCTCGCTCGCTCGACCGATATACAGATCACGCATAATTTCGTCGGCAGTCGCGCGGATCGTTGGCAGCAGACGGTCGAGCGCGCGACGCTTCTTCTGCAGCTCTCCGAACCACCCGGCGCGATCGAGGATCTGGATTTTCCGCTCGAACACGTCGATCGCCGACGACAGCTGCGATTCCAGGCCCGCAGCGCCGTGCGCACGCGTGTACGTGTCAGGATCGTCACCGGGAGGCATGGTCACGACTCTCACCGAGAATCCCTGCCTCAGCAGCTCGTCCCCCGCGCGAAACGTCGCCTTGAGCCCCGCCGCATCGCTGTCATACAGAAGAAAGACATTGCGCGTGTATTTTCGCAGCAATCCAACCTGAGTCTCGGTAAGTGCCGTACCAAGGGGCGCCACGACCTCCTCGATTCCCGCGGACATGACGCGAAGAGCATCGAAGTAGCCTTCGACCACCAGTGCGCGATCGGCGCGCCGAATGGCGTTGCGCGATCGGTTGAGCCCGTACAGAAGCTTACCCTTCGTGAACACGGGTGATTCACGCGAGTTGAGATACTTTGGCTCACCCGGACCGAGAAGCCGGCCGCCGAAACCGACGTTCCGGCCCTGGACGTCGAGGATCGGAAACATGAGCCGGTTCCTGAATCGGGGACGCGGCTCGGCGTCCTGATCGGCGGTGACGAGCAACCCGCCGTCGAGCATGCGAGCGTCGTCGAAGCCGAGCGCGTTCATGTACGTCCGCATGAGGCCGATCTCCCGGGGCGCGAAGCCGAGGCCGAACTCTTCGCCAGCCGCGCGTGATACATCGCGCTCGGCGAGATACTCACGCGCCTGAGCACCGACACTTTCCTCCCATAGCACCTTCTGAAAGTAGGCGGCGGCGGTCGCCTGCAGCTCCCACAGCGGCTCGCGGGGATCCGGTCCTTCGCGGCGAGTCCTGGTGTCATGAACTTCTATTCCCGCCTTCTCGCCCACCATCTTCACGGCTTCCGGCCATTCCACGCCGAGCCGCTTGGTGAGGAACTTGAACACGTCGCCGCTCTCGCCGCAGACGAAACAGTGATAGAGCCGCTTGGCCGGGACTACGGAAAAATTGCGGCGCGTGCCCTGGTGGAAAGGACATGGACCGCGAAAATCGGAGCCCGTCCGCTTGAGCGGCACGTACTCGCCGATGATGGCGACGATGTCCGCCGCCTCTCTCACCTGCTCGATCACTTCGTCGGGAATCACGCCAGCTCGGCCACGGTCACGCCCGCGCCTCCCTCGTTCCAGGCGCCAAGACGAAAGCTGGCGACGCGCGATTCCTTCCGCAGCATCTCCGAAACGCGCTCGCGAAGGGCGCCAGTTCCCTTGCCATGAATGATGCGGATGGACTTGAGATCGGCGCGAACGGCGGAATCTACCGCCTGCATCAGCAGGTCCTCGATCTCACCCGCTCGTAACCCGCGGAGATCTATCTCGCTCTTCGCCTCGACCTCCGGAATGTCGCCGCGAATCGCCACCTGAACGCGCTCACCGCCTGGCGGCCTGTTCGCCGGCGCGAGTGCTCTGCTCGGGACTGTCATCTTTACCGAGCCGAACGCAACGACTGCCTCTCCCTCGCGCAGCTCGATGACCCGCGCGGTGCGTCCACCGAGCGTGGAGACGGATACGTAGTCGCCTTCGCGAATCGGACCTCCCGGGACGGCTCCATCCACCGTCTCCGACGCAGGCTCTTCTTCCAGCGC belongs to Gemmatimonadaceae bacterium and includes:
- the dnaG gene encoding DNA primase — translated: MIPDEVIEQVREAADIVAIIGEYVPLKRTGSDFRGPCPFHQGTRRNFSVVPAKRLYHCFVCGESGDVFKFLTKRLGVEWPEAVKMVGEKAGIEVHDTRTRREGPDPREPLWELQATAAAYFQKVLWEESVGAQAREYLAERDVSRAAGEEFGLGFAPREIGLMRTYMNALGFDDARMLDGGLLVTADQDAEPRPRFRNRLMFPILDVQGRNVGFGGRLLGPGEPKYLNSRESPVFTKGKLLYGLNRSRNAIRRADRALVVEGYFDALRVMSAGIEEVVAPLGTALTETQVGLLRKYTRNVFLLYDSDAAGLKATFRAGDELLRQGFSVRVVTMPPGDDPDTYTRAHGAAGLESQLSSAIDVFERKIQILDRAGWFGELQKKRRALDRLLPTIRATADEIMRDLYIGRASEVTGVDREILLRELGPRGASGESHESGEPSRPQSAPVQRPAIRGRNGDQRHPRRDAGSSAERELVRAMLQQRSRVESIAERIGPDSFHDPRYRAVFVALLEAGEDTALEELAASLDPEALEEAEELLGAGGSLMDAQKTMDDSITRLHVRDMEDRLLEIDRLLPLANEEEKELLQGERQKLVVQMRASGKMTFKAFRRGRTR